DNA from Gephyromycinifex aptenodytis:
GCGCGGCGAGCCTCCAGGGCCTGTTCGGCCGGGGAACCAGGCGCAGGCATCCGGTTGATCACGTAGAACTGCTGGCCCATGGTCCACACGTTCGTGGTGAACCAGTAGATGAGCACGCCGATGGGGAAGTTCACGCCCGAGACCGCAAAGATCACCGGGAACAGGTACAACATGATCTTCTGCTGCTGCGCGAATGGGTTGTCCAGCGCGCTGGCAGGCATGTTCTTGCGCATCAACTGGTGCTGGGTGATGAACGTCGAGGCAGACATCAAGGCGATGAGCACGACGGTGACGATCTTGGCCGAGACACTGTCGGAGTACATGAACGTCGAGGACAGCACTGCCCCGAAGATGTCGGAGCTCTCAGCCTGGGCTGCCAGGTCAGGCCCCAGCGGGCCTGCGCTTTGCACCTCGCCGCTGGCCACCCTGCCCAGGTTGTTGAGCACGTAGAACAACCCGAAGAAGATCGGCATCTGCATGAGGATCGGCAGGCACGAACTGAACGGGTTGGTGCCCGTCCGCTTGTAGAGCTGCATCGTCTCCTGGGTCATCGCCTGCTGCGATTCCGGATCCTTGCGGCCCTTGTACTTCTTTTGGATCTTCTGCAGTTCGGGCTGGATGAGCTGCATCCGCCGCGAGCTTTGGATCTGCTTGACGAATAGCGGGATCAGGATGATTCGCACCACGACAACGAGCCCGGCGATCGCCAGAGCCCACGTCCAACCGGACGCGGCGGGAAGGCCAAGGGCCGTGAACCCGCTGTGGAAGGCCACGAGCACCCACTCCACGGCCCACTCGATCGGCCACAGCAGTGTTCCCCACAAGCCTCGTTCCATGTCTTCCTTCTCGTCTGGCGGTTCACCGCGCTGCGGTGGCGGCGCGGTGATCGCTGTCGTGCGAGCACCGCCGGTTCTTTCAGGCGGAAGCGCCCGCCTCATTGTGGCGCACAGGTCGACCTTGCGGCCCGCGCTGGGGAACGTGGTCGACGCCCCCAGGGTTCCACGGATGGCATCGCCCGAGTCGGCAGGCTGCCAACCAGCTACCTCGCACAGGTCCGAAACGCCGCACCGCCTCTAGCCCGTAGGCCGAGCAGCTCGGATAGAAGCGACAGCTCGGCGGGGTCAACGGCGAGATAGCTACCTGGTAGAAACGAATGAACCACACGATCGGCGCTGCTGCCCACCGGGCGAGTTGCCCGGGGCGATTCGGCTGCACGTGGTCGGGGTTGCCAACCTCGGGCAACTGCCCGCTCATGGCCCGACCTCGAAATGCTGAGGCCGCTGCAGGACACGCGGCAACAACTTGGCCAGGCTCGACCCGAGGGTGAGGTAATCGGCTTGAGCCGCAGC
Protein-coding regions in this window:
- the yidC gene encoding membrane protein insertase YidC is translated as MERGLWGTLLWPIEWAVEWVLVAFHSGFTALGLPAASGWTWALAIAGLVVVVRIILIPLFVKQIQSSRRMQLIQPELQKIQKKYKGRKDPESQQAMTQETMQLYKRTGTNPFSSCLPILMQMPIFFGLFYVLNNLGRVASGEVQSAGPLGPDLAAQAESSDIFGAVLSSTFMYSDSVSAKIVTVVLIALMSASTFITQHQLMRKNMPASALDNPFAQQQKIMLYLFPVIFAVSGVNFPIGVLIYWFTTNVWTMGQQFYVINRMPAPGSPAEQALEARRARRGKAHKKFTVPGLHHNEDDDAAGDEGTGSTAAPRDGSAVQQRPVSGQRPQPKRRKKRR
- the yidD gene encoding membrane protein insertion efficiency factor YidD, translated to MSGQLPEVGNPDHVQPNRPGQLARWAAAPIVWFIRFYQVAISPLTPPSCRFYPSCSAYGLEAVRRFGPVRGSWLAACRLGRCHPWNPGGVDHVPQRGPQGRPVRHNEAGASA